Genomic segment of Gasterosteus aculeatus chromosome 4, fGasAcu3.hap1.1, whole genome shotgun sequence:
AGCATATTCTCTGACAAAAACGACAAGACACAGTTTGATGTAGGAAAGACCACAATTTCAAGGAAGGATGAAGGATCAGATACAGCTTTAGAAAATGGAGATTTGTCCGCATCAGTAGGTCCAGTCCTTCAAGTAGAACCTGAATTCCCATTGCTTGTGGTTAGTGAGCATGTCAAAGGCCTGAAGGAGGAGAACGCTAACGTGGAGGAGAAAACGGAGGTAGTAGCTCAGCCTCTGGGAAAGCCTTGTGAAGAAGATGCAGTTGCTGAGGTGACCTTAGTATTTAGGACAAGAAGTGCAAAATGGCTAACTAAAACGTGTACCATATAATACATCAATACCTTAACACTGCAAAATACAGTGAAATGTTTGGATTTCAGACTGTGCATCAAAAACCTGCAGAGTGGAAATACAAATTCACTATTCTATAAAAATGTATAGAATTGTGTACAGCTATATTTCATTTCCATTTGTTATTTCTCAGGACTGTactcacatatacacattaatcaCATGTAACATGTTAAAAAGATTGCAGTTTCTGTTTTTGAATTTACCAATAATTGTTGTGTTTCCATCCAACAGGTGAAAATGGAGGAGACCATGAAAGAGCCTGAAGAGAAAGAAATATCTGCCAAGGACTGCAGTCCCACCAGCCCATCTGACCTAGCCAAGCTGGAAAGCACAGTCTTACCCATTCTTGAGGCCAAGACACAACCAAAGGAAGATGAGGAGACACTAACAGACACCCTAAAGACCAGACGTAAATTACAAGTGCTTCCTCTCTCACCTGACTCACCCAGCTCAGAAGATGACCGGGGACTTTGTGAGAAGAATGACAAAGGTACCACAAAGAAAAAGCTACTCGTGCCCATGGATGTCAGGGCAGATTCCCTGGATGACAGCAGTGAAAGCTTTGGAAAAGAAAGCCCGATATCTGGTGATGATGAGGAATTTATCCGAAAACAGATTATGGAAATGAGTGAAAATGAGGATGCCTCCCCGTCTGATGAGGAAAACCTCATCAGGCGTAAGATAAGGGAGAATGAGAAGAAGCAAATGGAACAGAAGACAACTGAGGGTGTAGAGAGGAGTGCATCAGGAAAAGCCAGACGACTTACCAAAAAATGCACAATTAGTCCAGATGACGAAGAGGTTAAACAACTACGTGACTCATCGGAAAAACCTGATATAAACCGAGAGGAGGGACAAGACTCCAAGGAAGGGAGTGGTACTGGAGTCCGCAAATTCCGAATAATGGAGCTGAATTCAACCAGCGGCCCTATCCATATACCTAATGATGATAGAGAACCTGAGATGGAAAGCCTTACAGACTCTCCAGATGATCGGTCTAGAGGTGAGGggtcatccagtctacatgcaTCCAGCTTCACCCCCGGGACATCCCCGACATCACTCTCATCACTGGATGAAGACAGTGACAGCGGTAGTCCCAGCCATATCCGTTCTGGTGAGGGTAAACAACACAGGAAAGCCAAACACAGACAACCTGGTCAAATGCTGCCAACTATTGAAGACTCTTCTGAAGAGGAAGAGTTAcgggaagaagaagagctgctgagggagcaagaaaaacagaagggaTCGGGGAAAAAGTCCAAGAAGGACAAAGAAGAGATCCGAGCCCAGAGGAGACGAGAGCGTCCAAAGACACCACCGAGCAACCTTTCGCCCATCGAAGACGCCTCACCAACCGAGGAACTCAGGCAAGAAGCTGAGATGGAGGAGATCAGGCGATCGTCCTGCTCTGATTTCTCCCCCAGTGTTGAATCAGATTCTGAAGGATTTGAAATCCATCCTGCAAAGATTGCGGCAGTTCAGAAAACCTATCAACTTCCTATATCGGTGTCTCTTCACTCTCCAACAGATGCTCAAAATCTTGATCAACCACAGAAAAAAACTCTCAAAACGGCTGATGAAGCCTATGAGGAAATAATGCTAAGGGCCAAGTCTCCAACCCTTGACAAAGGAAATATTCAACCAGGAAAAGAGTCCCTTTACGGGGGAATGCTTATTGAAGACTATGCCTATGCATCTCTTATTGACAATTCAACAGCTGATACGGGTGGACCGGAGAAGATTAATGTTCCCGCGCAGCCAAAAACACTGAGATCACCAGATGAAGTTTATGAAGACATGataaagaagaggaaggaattCATCCAGCTTGAGAAGGAATATCAAAAGATGCAGCCAAAAGTGGAAAGCACAACCCCAGAAATTGTGTTGCAACCTGCTGAGGACACTTTCCCCAAAAGCACCACAGTAACATTAGGCAAGGATGGGAAGCCATTGTTGGATGCCGAAACTGCCTATGAAGAGCTAATTAAAAGAACTCTGACTCCTGGAACAAGTCCAACTCTGCAGGAACCAGAAGTGGAAGCCACTGCATCTAAAAGGGCACTCAATCCCATTCCAGACTTAAAGGTGACACAGTGTTCTTCAGGAGAGTTGTCCTCTGATGACGAAAGTATTAAAAAAGAGGAGATTATAACTATAGTGTCAGACACGCCAGAGGCTATGGAAACTGAGCCGGTCACAGTGTCTACCGAGTCTCCGCCATCATCCACATCATATCAACAAACTCACACCACAATCACAGAATCAGAGCTCGATATTGTTGACTTATCGAGTGCACTCCCAAGAACATCAGTCCCGGCAATTGTTAGTGTTTCACCCTTGCCCACAGTCCCCCAGTACACACCCGGTGTCTCTAGCGTAGTGTCAACTTCTCCACCTTTACCTCCTAAGCCTAGTGTACTGCTTAGGGCTAATTCTCAGGAAAAAGCAGAAGTACCTGTTGCACCGCCACTGCCTCCTCCAACCCCTCCAAAACCTACGGTTTTCCCCAGGAAAGCTCCTGTCCCACTTCCACCTCAGGCTTCAGCAACACAGATCAGGCCAGAGATGGTGGCTATGACTGCAAGCCAAGGATCACCCACAAGACAACTAGTTACACCAATATACAAGCCTCAAGTTCCCCCTCCTGTTGCCCCAAAGCCAACCATTCATGCAGGGATCGGGGATAGCTACCGACCAGGACATTGCGTCAAACCACCAATTGCACCAAAGCCTGGTTCACAGCCTTCTTCGCCTGCTCATGTCCCACATTCACCAAGACCCACTGTTCTTCCCACTGGTCCTAATGACATAGCTTTGAATCTGAGTCCTTCCTCTGAGAGCAAGCTGTTTCAACCCTCCCCCAAGTCTCCCTCATCTCCAAGATATACCAGGAATATTCGTGACACATATGTAGTCATCACATTGCCATCTCAGCCCAGCTCTCCAGTAGACAGTCTCTTAACTCAAGCTCCCTCTAGCCCCGGCCCAGCATCTTCTTCATGCCCGGCTCAGCTCCAAAGctaccaccaacaacaacatcaacttcACTCTTATCCACAGCATCATCCacaaccaaccccccctcaaACAACCAGAGTGCCTCTGGCATACACACGAGTCACAGAATCTATTGAAAGTCAAGAGTTTTGTGGCCCGGAGAAGCATGTATCTAGTTCTTGTCATATAATTGAGGCTATATCTGCCTCTGCACAGCCACCTGTGGTTATGCCTAATCTGATCTCTCAAGTGGTCACCACAGAAGTCCAAAGGACCACTGTCTCTGTTGTTCATGAAAGGACATCACCCCCAGTGCCAGCTCCAAGGGCAAATGGTGTCCCAATCTCAATGGAGAAACCTAAGCCCCAATTGCCAGCGCAAAATGGACAGGCCATCCAACCTTCTGAGGTGGTAGATCTTAGGACTATGAAGGTGGACCAACAATCAGACATGAATGGTGTGGATCTGTCTGCTGGCCCAGACGCAAGACGTCAGTCCTTTGCAGCGGATATCAGTCGTCAGAACAGTGCAGTGCACTCACCTGTGGTCAATCTTAGTGCTGAATCATCCACTGTTTCTATAGTGACTGATAGTATCACCATTGTGACCTGTGCTGCCACAATTGAACAATGTGACAATGTAGACATTTCCCGAGTATCTTCAGTTCCCCTTCagttaacaaaaaataaagcttttgaACCTGTTTCTCAAATCATATATCGGCCAATTGATTCTCAGCCATCTACACCGTCTGGTATGGAAACCCCTATTAACCTCTCAGTCGGATCCAGCACCGGCGGAGGTTCTTTCCAGACCAATCCTGTCACTATTGCGCCCGCTTGTATTGCAGGTTATGTTGCCAATGGATTAACTACGGGCTCAACCACAATGGCTGGAGCCGTCGACCTTAGCACAACAAAACCATTCAACACTCTGGTGTCAGTGGATGCTGCTTCTGCAGAGGCGGTCACAGCTGTACTCACAGATGACGATGGCAAACCAGTGGATCTgactgcaggaaaaagagctgtTTGCTGTGATGTTGTGTACAATCTCCCATTTGCAGGAAGCTGCACTGCTCAGCAAGCTACTACACCCCTGCCTGAAGATCGATTTGGATATCGGGATGACCATTACCAGTATGACCGATCCCCTTACGGCATGAGAGGGTTTGGTGGAATTAAACCGTCGATGTCAGACACTAACCTAGCAGAGGCCGGCCTGTTCTTTTACAAGAGTAAGAACAGCTATGATTTCAGTGGTACCACAGAGGGTGCAGTAGATCTTACCTCAGCAAAGATTTCTGATGCAGGTCAGTGCAGTGACATTGCCGACTTGTCACTTAAATGTCACTTTGAACTGCCTCGACTCATTCATGGCTGACCTGAcaactttttgtcttttttttgctgttcgTTTTGATTTgcatgaaacatttttttgtttttttttgccctttCACCATAATATTTTTTGCATGTTGCTTGCATGCTGTTGCTGTTTACACTTCTTGTGCTTCTCGTTATTGGATCGTTTCcccctttttaaatattatttggaTAAGGCATGGCTTGGTTCAACATTGAATAAGTCTGCATTGTTTGGACTCAACTGATATTTTTGACTTTTGACAGGTGAAGCTGTTGACTACTCCAAGAAAGGAACTTATGCAGGAATGACAATCCCACCCTATTCCCAAGCCAGAGTCACAAGCGCTGTTGGAACACTCTTTGGTACAAGCAGTGTCTTGAGGTCATCAAATGGGGTGGTTTATTCCTCTGTTGCAGCACCAATCCCATCTACGTATGCCATTACCACCCAACCTGGGTCCATCTTTAGTACAACATACAACACACTTTCAGGTATGCATACCAGCGATACAATGCCTTCCCTTTCTGACATCCAGAATTTACCACTTACAAGATCCCATAGTTTCCTCTCCACCATCAACTCTACTGCTACCGTGGAACAAGAAGATACCCCACTCAATCTGGAGATCTCTAGAAGGGGTAGCACTGTTGTCACAGCTTCTTTGTCTCTTGACTACACTGATGCATCCCTGGAGGCCATAGCTGCTTCACTAGAAGCCCTGTCTTCACCCATGGTTCCTGGGGATGGCCAGTATCAGGCAGAGCGTGAGAGACTAGAGATGGAGAAACTGAAGCAACAGCGCTTGGCTGAGGAATTAGAGTGGGAGCGCCAAGAGATTCAACGGTTCCGAGAGCACGAACAACTCTTGGTCCAGAAGGAACTGGAAGAGCTGCAGGCGATGAAGCAACACATCCTGAATCAACAAGAAGAGGAAAGACAGGCTCACCTTATGATGCAGAAAGAAACATATgcccaacaacagcagcagcttgatCAGATTCAGCGACTCCAAGAGCAGCTGCGCATGCAACTGGAAGAGCAAAAACTTCGTCAGATGTACCCAGGTGGGGACCTACCAGGGCATGGCGTGCAGGAGGCAGTTGTCTTAGGACCTGATGGCACAGTACTCTCCCGGAAGATCACGGATAGTGGGTGCCAGacagatgaggaggatgaggcagTGAGCAAAGCTTATACAgcagggaggaaaaagaaaagtgccaAAAAGAGTGTTGACAGTTGTGTCCAGACTGATGATGAAGATCAAGATGAATGGGAGGCCCAGACCAGAAACCGACAAAGTCGGCCACGCACTGCTCGGGGTGACAGGGGTGGACATTCAGAGATGTCTCTTAAAGCCCACACTGAGATTTCCATACAAACCGATCCAGAAGGCAACATTCGAGTGGACTCCAGGATGGAGCTGTCTGACTCTGAAAGGACCTCGCCAAAGAAAAGACCCACTCCCTTAGAAATAGGTCAATCTCCTAAAGTTGATTCTTCTACGCTTCAGGCCCCTCCTAAATCTCTCAATGTGCTTTATTCCCCCATATCCCCCTGTATATCACCAAGCAAATCCCTTGAGTTTGTGTCCTATGAGAAATCATTGGGTGATACAAGCCCACAAAAGCTAAGAGGAAGTACCGATCCATCGAAAGCCTCTCCAGTAAGTCCCAGGGCACCAAAAGCCATACAGAGATCGATGTCTGACCCTAAGCCCATGAGTCCAACAGGAGAAGAAAGGGCAACATGTGGCACCCAGTATGGTGATACAGTGAGTAGTATACCTATCGCTTTAATTGCCATTACATCTCACTCATTTTATGAAGCTTGTCATTAATTATGCCAGATCCACTCACagtatagattaaaaaaatggacaatTTGGTAGATGGGAATTCAAGCAAAGTAGTCTGAGCGTGGCACACTAGATAATGTGGTTATACCTAAGTGGATATAATGCTGATGTACTCCAATAATTGTACTTCATTTTATACAATGCAGCGGTTTTCTTCCTTAACATTGGTGTGACCTTAACCCAAGAGAGATACCATAATATGCCAAATGACGACTTTTTAAGTTACAAATGCCACCTTAGGTACTAGTTTCCATAACATATACAGAAtgggaagtaaaaaaataactgaATAGGTTAAGCAATGCAGATGTCGGCATCAAATGCAGCTCCTGACCCTCATGAGGTATGGAGGTCAGATTTCAGCCTGGGCAATTTATTGGTAGAATCTCATACACCTTAAATGAAATGAGCTGATCACTTGTTTTGAAACTGAATTTAGGCAATTTAGTGAGAAGTAGGTAACATTTGTGGATTGAAATACCTTACAGGTATGCTCGAAAGGTGTTCTAACATCCGGCACCATCCACCATGTTCATGTCCTTATCTATAAATCATGACTTTGTATTAACTTTGTAGCAAGACTAGAATTGATGTGCTTTTCTACTTTTTCAACTGtgaaactattcctttaatacGTTCATTGTTAGAATTACAAAGACTATATAACCGTATCAATTCCGGCAGTCTTAATCATGTTCTTGTTTACTTTTCCCACAGGGGAAAGGCTCAGGTGGCACACCAACAGGCACTCAAAAGAAGGTGAAGAGGACCCTCCCCAATCCACCCTCAGAGGATGAGTCAACAACGAGTGGTCAGACAGCACACAACACTGGTTCGGCCCGCCGGAGAATGTGCCGCAATTCTAACATGGCACGTGCTAAGATCCTGCAGGACATTGATCGTGAGTTAGATCTTGTTGAGCGTGAGTCTTCCAAGCTCCGCAAAAAACAAGCAGAGcttgatgaggaggagaaggagattgaCGCTAAGCTTAGGTACTTGGAGATGGGAATTAATCGTAGAAAGGATGTGCTactgatggagagagagaagagagaaagggcATATTTACAGAGTGTTGCAGAGGACAGAGACTACATGTCCGACAGTGAGGTTAGTAACATCCGAGAGACAAGGGGTGGGCTTGGAAGTGGTGAAGATGAGGAGATTGAAGGTCACAGCCTTGAACGTCCCAGAACAGCTCCACAGTCAGAACTGGATGACTTTGTCCCTCCTCAAACGAAGTATGAGTATGGGAAATACAGCCAGCACCAATACTATCAAACCCAATACCAGCAGTCTCTCTACCAGACTCCCCAGTCCTACCAATCCCATTCTCTCTACTCCTCTGTCCCCTCGCTCACTAGCTCCCAGCAGCAGAGTTACCACCAGATGCTCCTGTTGCAGCAGAAAGCTGCCAGACAAGCAGCCCTCCTCTCAGAGTTGGATGCAACTAAATATGATGTCATTAGCCGCCAGCCTGATCCCACATCGTCGGCTTACCTGGGAGTCAAGTATGACAAATATGGCAACCACCTTGACCTCAGAGCCTTGGAGGTTGGAAGTATGCCACGTAGCCCTATCACGGCTGTCTCTGATTCCTATTATACAGATGTAGATCCCCATACACCTCGTAGTTACATGTTATTGGAGGATGCTGCAGAACTGGCTAAGAGCTCCACAGGTCTATCCTCATCTTACAGTCTGGCTGAGAGGGAGTTGGCCAAAGCAGAAAAGCTGCTGCGTAGGAGTGCTGCAGATCTGTGTTCTGCTGAGTATCTGGGATCCACGTCTAGACTCCATACTTTTGGTAAGACCCCCGATGAAGAGGATACAATGGAGGAACCCTACGAACTGAAACTCTTGAAGCAGCAGCTAAAGCAAGAGTTCAGGAGAAGTGCTGGGACAGAAAACCTAGAACAATTGACAGGCCTCTCCCAGCACTACTACACCCCAAGCTCTAGCGTGTCTAGTTACTCCCAAAGACAATATCCAAAGTCAGATAAGTACAGTATCAGTCGACTTACTCTCGAGAAGCAGGCAGCTAAACAACTCCCAGCATCAATGTTGTACCAAAAACACAAGGCACCGTTGATTGATCCTAAGATCTCTTCCAAGTATTCCTCTGTTACAGATAACAGGGGTTTGGAGACAGACTACACCAGCTATCTTGGGTCAACCAGTGCATCTGTAAGAACCAGCCGGCTCTCACAAGATGAAATTACCTTTGGCCTTCGTAAGAATATTGCAGAGCAACAAAAATACCTGGGGTCCACCTTGGGTGCCAATTTGGCAGGGTCTCTAAATCTGGGCCAGAGCCTAGGCTTGGATTCCGCTTATCCTAGTGGTAGTCGCTCAAGACCCTCATCGAGGCCCACATCTTGCTATGGCCTGGACTTGTCCATTAAAAGAGACCCTTCCAGCTCTTCGCTGAGGCTTAAAGGGGACGGCGAAACATCTGGAGATGTACCAAGCTATCAAACTCCCTCTGGTCGCACCAAACCTACAAGCCTTCCCATTGTGCAAAGTGGTCGTGGCAGACTACCAATAGTTGCCCAAAACTCTGAGGAAGAGAGCCCATTGAGCCCAGTTGGGCAACCTATGGGCATGGCCCGTGCATCAGCGGGACCTCTACCGCCGATCTCAGCTGATTCAAGGGACCAGTTTGGTTCCTGCCTTTCCTTACAGGACTCCCAACAACAGCAACATATCAGGGAAGAGCCAACCAGGGGTAGGGGTTACGTACTTCTGGATGACCTTCAGGGTACCATGTCAGATAGTGAAGGTAAAAAACAGACTTGTCATATTGTCAATCTTTTCCTGTTGAATGTTTCGTCCTTTAGATTGGCTGGCTATGGTTTGTCTTTCTTGAATTTAATActattgtgtgtgatgtttagtttcggtttattttttgaaaatctgcATGTGTCTTACCTTAACTTtaatgaattttatttttgttttcggGTGTCAGTGATTTTGTGCAATCGTTTAAGATCCGGTGTACATGCATGCCTTTGTACATTTTTCTCTATGTCTTTATCAGTGTGCTTGAATGTATCTTTATGCATGCACTGTATTTCTGTCTGCATGCCAgatattgtgtaatgttttctCACAACAGTTTACTGTGTGACACCAAATGGTCTCCCTGTTTCAGCTACATGGCGTGGGAGTTTCTCACTAGTGGCAGTCTGCATTATATTTAGCGAATTACAACATTTGTAGCTATTACCATTTTctaacgttttttgttttaattgtctTTCAAATATTGTGTGGAAGATACAAGACCACAATAGCAAAAAAATGATCCCTTCATacctttttccccacaaattatACACCGAAAAGTGCCTCCCATTGTTacataatacattttacataatTAGTACAGAATTCCGTCAAATAAACaggttattttaataaataaataacattgtattttaataaaataaaatagggtAATAAAGGATAATGGGGATTTTACAGTAGCTGATGATCAATGTCGATATTAAATAGTTATATAGTTAGTTATTATATTTCATCATGTATGTGTTTAAATTCATACGTTCAATTATTATGATACCAAACTGTAGGCAAGATCAGAACGTTACCAAACTAATGACTTAAATAATAGCTTAGAGCAGAAAACTGTCATATGTTTTTTAAACGCATGATATTTCGAGGTGACACTTGTatgtaataaatacaaaactttACCTTGCATGCCTTGTTGTGAATACTTGCATTTATTGTGACATTAGTAAGTTATTTATATTGCACGTTCTgggttttattcctttttttctgatttttgtttatatttcaaacaaaaaatcTGATAAAACTAAATTATTATATTCAACTTCTTTTTTAATTCATCCTTTACTGAGAAAACCTTTCCTATTGCTTCCTTAGCTATTTTTCCTTTGTATTTAATGAATACAGTATTATGAGCTGTCATCACTAACttgactaactaactaactttgagtctgccttgtgaatgaaaagcgctatacaaataaacttgccttgcctaaCTAAAAAAGTCTGCAAAAAACACAGCACAGTATTGTTCCAACGCAAACAATGTTTCTGCTTTATTTCAAGAAAGAACACAATGTTTGggtgaattttattttgctgcTGTTTTGCTGAGTAAATTCAATACTTTGCATTGCATTCTGAAGCAGTATGTTGTTGACATCCTTAAgtcaagaaacattttttcaaCCTTCAATTAAGTTCTGAATCAGCAACGGTAATTTTCCAAGCTGATGACAGTTTTAGTACAAAAAGAGAAGCAACATTTGAAAGCTATATTAAAGTAAGATACTGTTTAAGCTAACTgtatgggttttttttctagttGTTTTTTATCTCCGGCTTAAATATCTAAAGATCCCGTGTCCTAGTTGTCTTGAATGCAGTCTAACTACAAATAAATTCACATGGATCCGATAGATTTTCAATGTAAATCCATTTGCCTTGATTCCAGCACTAAGTGATTCCCAGATGGCTTTGAACAGAGACGATGCAACCAATGGTAGAGTATTAGTTCAGTTCTCTAGTCATTCATCAGTAAACACATTAACCTGC
This window contains:
- the pcloa gene encoding protein piccolo isoform X4, producing MGNEASLEGGEGPPSGLPEGLAPDGKGGFVRVPEGTPVDLGELSEEQRRQLAAAMSRAQGRQPGGAAAARRTSVSDTHQRTQLVGASRGPPGLSKSRTVDAFNQGPPGKPSPGRSPSSLSLFESRFRQEPKDPETKSSGMFGSSFLSGANPLSAVSSMTSSVSSSISSMGDNVNIPKFGLFGDEEEGDSSESKQGVKPPGKGPQQGPGPKGPQQGGPPKQGQGPPGQGQKPGQVPPGQGPRQGQGPPGQGPPGQGQPGQGPRQGQGPPGKGPNAGPGSPGQGPRQGQGPPGPGPKAGQGPPGQGPRPGQGPPGQGPNAGQGPSGPASPGQGPRQGQGQPGQGPNAGQGPHGQGPRQGQGTPGQGPNASQVPPGQGPPGQAPRQGQGHPGHGPQGGQGPKPGQGPPGQGTKPVGPPQQKGASPQQGPGPKQQGPPGPGAHPGESARSGGPPGQPVAGKPGGGLCPLCKTTQLNIGSKDTPNYSNCTECKNQVCSLCGFSPPDSAGKEWLCLNCQMQRAMGGMDPPGMTKPKQGSAPPSPLRQASGKPGKLLIKQQSTTDHGLTPPTTPRQKSPGSTSPGPLSPGSSLGGSPKIDPKTGRPIQPKSSPQQSPAKAKQESSFFGGLGSIGLGGLTDAKPPASTSQASESVTGKLFGGFGGLMESSKPQAQAVPKQEESVAGKLFGGFGGLKETTKTPAAASQMFSFGSSLLSSASNLVSGEEEKAAAPPPGSPPGSEAGSPPDSGPGSPPDSPFSPPGSPPDSDSAPDTPPAKSKKPPRTLSVEQEEKEPVAKAAPPPAPAPTSKESCPLCNVELNAGSVDTPNYSLCTNCKKTVCNLCGFNPTPHSGEKEWLCLNCQTQRAMTGQLADVPPPATASPLQQPPSPAPASTPAPPAVDSKPVVEASDLTPPAPDTKVKMEETMKEPEEKEISAKDCSPTSPSDLAKLESTVLPILEAKTQPKEDEETLTDTLKTRRKLQVLPLSPDSPSSEDDRGLCEKNDKGTTKKKLLVPMDVRADSLDDSSESFGKESPISGDDEEFIRKQIMEMSENEDASPSDEENLIRRKIRENEKKQMEQKTTEGVERSASGKARRLTKKCTISPDDEEVKQLRDSSEKPDINREEGQDSKEGSGTGVRKFRIMELNSTSGPIHIPNDDREPEMESLTDSPDDRSRGEGSSSLHASSFTPGTSPTSLSSLDEDSDSGSPSHIRSGEGKQHRKAKHRQPGQMLPTIEDSSEEEELREEEELLREQEKQKGSGKKSKKDKEEIRAQRRRERPKTPPSNLSPIEDASPTEELRQEAEMEEIRRSSCSDFSPSVESDSEGFEIHPAKIAAVQKTYQLPISVSLHSPTDAQNLDQPQKKTLKTADEAYEEIMLRAKSPTLDKGNIQPGKESLYGGMLIEDYAYASLIDNSTADTGGPEKINVPAQPKTLRSPDEVYEDMIKKRKEFIQLEKEYQKMQPKVESTTPEIVLQPAEDTFPKSTTVTLGKDGKPLLDAETAYEELIKRTLTPGTSPTLQEPEVEATASKRALNPIPDLKVTQCSSGELSSDDESIKKEEIITIVSDTPEAMETEPVTVSTESPPSSTSYQQTHTTITESELDIVDLSSALPRTSVPAIVSVSPLPTVPQYTPGVSSVVSTSPPLPPKPSVLLRANSQEKAEVPVAPPLPPPTPPKPTVFPRKAPVPLPPQASATQIRPEMVAMTASQGSPTRQLVTPIYKPQVPPPVAPKPTIHAGIGDSYRPGHCVKPPIAPKPGSQPSSPAHVPHSPRPTVLPTGPNDIALNLSPSSESKLFQPSPKSPSSPRYTRNIRDTYVVITLPSQPSSPVDSLLTQAPSSPGPASSSCPAQLQSYHQQQHQLHSYPQHHPQPTPPQTTRVPLAYTRVTESIESQEFCGPEKHVSSSCHIIEAISASAQPPVVMPNLISQVVTTEVQRTTVSVVHERTSPPVPAPRANGVPISMEKPKPQLPAQNGQAIQPSEVVDLRTMKVDQQSDMNGVDLSAGPDARRQSFAADISRQNSAVHSPVVNLSAESSTVSIVTDSITIVTCAATIEQCDNVDISRVSSVPLQLTKNKAFEPVSQIIYRPIDSQPSTPSGMETPINLSVGSSTGGGSFQTNPVTIAPACIAGYVANGLTTGSTTMAGAVDLSTTKPFNTLVSVDAASAEAVTAVLTDDDGKPVDLTAGKRAVCCDVVYNLPFAGSCTAQQATTPLPEDRFGYRDDHYQYDRSPYGMRGFGGIKPSMSDTNLAEAGLFFYKSKNSYDFSGTTEGAVDLTSAKISDAGEAVDYSKKGTYAGMTIPPYSQARVTSAVGTLFGTSSVLRSSNGVVYSSVAAPIPSTYAITTQPGSIFSTTYNTLSGMHTSDTMPSLSDIQNLPLTRSHSFLSTINSTATVEQEDTPLNLEISRRGSTVVTASLSLDYTDASLEAIAASLEALSSPMVPGDGQYQAERERLEMEKLKQQRLAEELEWERQEIQRFREHEQLLVQKELEELQAMKQHILNQQEEERQAHLMMQKETYAQQQQQLDQIQRLQEQLRMQLEEQKLRQMYPGGDLPGHGVQEAVVLGPDGTVLSRKITDSGCQTDEEDEAVSKAYTAGRKKKSAKKSVDSCVQTDDEDQDEWEAQTRNRQSRPRTARGDRGGHSEMSLKAHTEISIQTDPEGNIRVDSRMELSDSERTSPKKRPTPLEIGQSPKVDSSTLQAPPKSLNVLYSPISPCISPSKSLEFVSYEKSLGDTSPQKLRGSTDPSKASPVSPRAPKAIQRSMSDPKPMSPTGEERATCGTQYGDTGKGSGGTPTGTQKKVKRTLPNPPSEDESTTSGQTAHNTGSARRRMCRNSNMARAKILQDIDRELDLVERESSKLRKKQAELDEEEKEIDAKLRYLEMGINRRKDVLLMEREKRERAYLQSVAEDRDYMSDSEVSNIRETRGGLGSGEDEEIEGHSLERPRTAPQSELDDFVPPQTKYEYGKYSQHQYYQTQYQQSLYQTPQSYQSHSLYSSVPSLTSSQQQSYHQMLLLQQKAARQAALLSELDATKYDVISRQPDPTSSAYLGVKYDKYGNHLDLRALEVGSMPRSPITAVSDSYYTDVDPHTPRSYMLLEDAAELAKSSTGLSSSYSLAERELAKAEKLLRRSAADLCSAEYLGSTSRLHTFGKTPDEEDTMEEPYELKLLKQQLKQEFRRSAGTENLEQLTGLSQHYYTPSSSVSSYSQRQYPKSDKYSISRLTLEKQAAKQLPASMLYQKHKAPLIDPKISSKYSSVTDNRGLETDYTSYLGSTSASVRTSRLSQDEITFGLRKNIAEQQKYLGSTLGANLAGSLNLGQSLGLDSAYPSGSRSRPSSRPTSCYGLDLSIKRDPSSSSLRLKGDGETSGDVPSYQTPSGRTKPTSLPIVQSGRGRLPIVAQNSEEESPLSPVGQPMGMARASAGPLPPISADSRDQFGSCLSLQDSQQQQHIREEPTRGRGYVLLDDLQGTMSDSEALSDSQMALNRDDATNAYHLRREETDWFDKPRDGRSENGQEKRQGKGLYYPFPHLRVKLQRDPKDRSVSGNGLGIRVVGGKEVPGSNGDIGAYVAKVLPGGAAEQTGKILEGMQVLEWSGVPLTGKTYEEVQGLVGQPCNEADVCVRLDLNMLAESDGSDHLDFQEHSKGDRPPRSPGVDPKQLAAELQKVSQQQAPSSTSSSGLPPTTSATSSPGQPGSPSVGKKRHSSKTAEGMKTLTHPISGEIQLQINYDKQLGNLIVHVLQARNLAPRDNNGYSDPFVKVYLLPGRGQVMVVQNASAENKRRSKPAGKSLNPEWNQTVIYKNIHLEQLRKKTLEVSVWDYDKCSSNDFLGEVLIDLSNTAQLDNVPRWLLLKEQSEGDHHRRSHSGQSRHGSSKPSSQHSSPKTTGAAHDNQDSPKSSVIKSRSHGIFPDPAKARSSYRSGDAPVTAASLDSGLSGSAYSLLDEEGEMNEVDSAIFQVPRLGKIPNGTDEMKSSLVPGEIEGKSQVMGEIKIALKKEIKTEGEQLVLEILQCRNITYKFKTPDHLPDLYVKLYVVNIATQKRIIKKKTRVCRHDREPSFNETFRFCMNPAGHSLQLFLVSNGGKFVKKTLIGEAYVWLDKVDLRKRVVGWHKLLASTAQIHS